AAAAAGCAACGCCTGGATTGCTACGTTTCTGGCAAAATTATCAACGCAGTATCCCCATACGCACCATGCGTGTCACAATGGATGCCAGGATTTCGACGGCGCGGTCGATTTCCGCCTCCGTATTTTTCCACCCCATTGAAAAACGAACGGCGGCACCGGCTGTCTCAGAAGGCAGCCCGATCGCTCGTAGCACATGGCTGGGTTCTACTGCTCCACTGGTGCAGGCCGAGCCGGACGAAACGCACACCCCCTCCAGGTCCAGGTTCAACAGCAGCATCTCCCCATCAATCGGTTCGCCGTTTTGCGGAGGGAAGGCGATGTTGACGATATGCGGCGCAGCCCGCTCCGGATCACGCGGGGTATTGAGCACAAACGTGTCTCCCAGCGCCTCGTCCAGCCGGCGGATCAGCCGAGCACGCAGTTGCTGCAGATGGCGAAGCCGCGTCGCCTGCTCTTCAACGGCCAGCTCCAGGGCTCGCGCCATGCCTACGATGGCGGCCACATTTTCAGTACCGGCGCGTCGGCCCTGTTCCTGTTTGCCCCCCCACAGTAGCGGTCGCAGCTCAATGCCACGCCGCACGTACAGAAAGCCCACGCCTTTGGGGCCATAGAATTTATGGGCTGAAGCCGAAAGCAGATCGACTTCCAGCTCATCCACGCGTACCGGCAGCAACCCCACGGCCTGTACGGCATCGCAGTGCAGCGGCACGCCCTGACGGTGGCACACTGCGGCAATCGCGCGTACGGGCGAACAGGTGCCCAGCTCGTTGTTCGTGTGCATGATTGAGACCAGTCCTGTCTCCTTCGTAAGCGCGTTGGCCACCTGCTCGGCCGTGACTGTCCCATCAGGACCAGGCTGCAGATAGGTTACAGGGCATCCCTCCGCTTCGAGGGCTTCGGCTGTACGTAGGATTGCCTCATGCTCGGCCCGCGATGTGATCAGCAACTGCCGCGTTCCATGCAGCACACCACGCAGTGCTAAATTGTCGGCTTCGGTGCCTCCGCTGGTGAAGATAATTTCGGAGGGTTCGGCCCCGATCAACGAGGCAATGCGCTCGCGACTCTCTTCGATGGCCACTCGTGCCCGTCGGCCAAGCTGATGGACCGACGACGGATTGCCGTAGTGCTCCTCCAGATACGGCCGCATTGCCTCAAGCACGCGCGGATCCAGCGGCGTTGTGGCGGCATGATCCAGATAGA
This Rhodothermus sp. DNA region includes the following protein-coding sequences:
- a CDS encoding cysteine desulfurase family protein: MRQPTVIYLDHAATTPLDPRVLEAMRPYLEEHYGNPSSVHQLGRRARVAIEESRERIASLIGAEPSEIIFTSGGTEADNLALRGVLHGTRQLLITSRAEHEAILRTAEALEAEGCPVTYLQPGPDGTVTAEQVANALTKETGLVSIMHTNNELGTCSPVRAIAAVCHRQGVPLHCDAVQAVGLLPVRVDELEVDLLSASAHKFYGPKGVGFLYVRRGIELRPLLWGGKQEQGRRAGTENVAAIVGMARALELAVEEQATRLRHLQQLRARLIRRLDEALGDTFVLNTPRDPERAAPHIVNIAFPPQNGEPIDGEMLLLNLDLEGVCVSSGSACTSGAVEPSHVLRAIGLPSETAGAAVRFSMGWKNTEAEIDRAVEILASIVTRMVRMGILR